In Comamonadaceae bacterium OS-1, a single window of DNA contains:
- the rcsC_8 gene encoding sensor histidine kinase RcsC: MFKKSVVGSPPDLVRGAPWRVLLVDDEPEVHVITRLTLRDCEYLGRTLEFTSACSAAQAREQLALHSDWALVFIDVVMETDTAGLDLVNHIRHTLGNTAVRLILRTGQPGQAPERRVIRDFDINDYINKTSITADKLYTATMASLRAYHHIQQLHLADLRYSALNQLLEQRVEERTAELAQAKDQAEEATRAKSDFLANMSHEIRTPMNAIIGMSHLALQLDLAGDARNYITKVNRAAENLLGILNDILDFSKIEAGKLGIEALDFQLEEVLDNLANLVGQRAADKGLELHFDLPPDLPTARVGDPLRLGQILTNLGNNAVKFTASGHILLGVRALADGPGGRSGGLHFWLQDTGIGMAPAECARLFQPFSQADNSITRKYGGTGLGLAISKSLVEQMGGRIWVESAAGVGSSFHFHVYLGIQPARGPALPAAPHTSALQGLRVLVVDDTAVAREILQRLVESLGMAAALAADGPDALRQVAQSLAQGQPFDLVLMDRKMPLMDGLDCTLELHRQHLAAAPPVVLVAAYGYGGTLDLATLRQVPVRAVVHKPVTRANLASAVAAALGLQPTGHAPARDRRAPHGDTRQKLRGARLLLVEDNALNQELVTHLLSRAGIQVVVANHGQEALDILQRDSAQPTAEDVPFDGVLMDCQMPVMDGYSAAAHIRSNPAWARLPIIAMTANAMLDERDKVIAAGMNDYIAKPLNVEAMFATIARWVSPAVPAPHPAAPPADRPHAPPAHALPWLPGIDAARGLARCAMDTALYRKLLKRFAASLGEFADQFAQARSDTDPTSATRCAHTLRGTAGNVGAQAVERTAAALEAACANVSPAARVDALLADLLHAIAVVQPGLQQLDDSVRVRPAVPDAAMLQALVRRLHAFILDSDAAAAEAANDLAALLQGGPHAVAAQRVCAALADFDFDKAERMLGEMTFSPD; this comes from the coding sequence ATGTTTAAAAAATCTGTTGTCGGTAGTCCGCCCGACCTGGTCCGTGGCGCACCTTGGCGCGTCCTGCTGGTGGACGACGAGCCCGAGGTGCACGTCATCACCCGCCTGACGCTGCGCGATTGCGAATACCTGGGCCGTACGTTGGAATTCACCAGCGCTTGCAGCGCGGCCCAGGCGCGTGAGCAACTGGCCCTGCACAGCGATTGGGCGCTGGTGTTCATCGACGTGGTGATGGAAACCGACACCGCCGGGCTGGACCTGGTCAACCACATCCGCCACACCCTGGGCAACACCGCCGTGCGGCTGATTCTGCGCACCGGCCAGCCTGGCCAGGCCCCCGAGCGGCGGGTGATCCGCGACTTTGACATCAACGACTACATCAACAAGACCAGCATCACCGCAGACAAGCTCTACACCGCCACCATGGCGTCTTTGCGGGCCTACCACCACATCCAGCAACTGCACCTGGCCGACCTGCGCTACAGCGCGCTCAACCAGTTGTTGGAGCAACGTGTCGAGGAACGCACCGCCGAGTTGGCCCAGGCCAAAGACCAGGCCGAAGAAGCCACCCGGGCCAAAAGCGACTTTCTGGCCAATATGAGCCACGAAATCCGCACGCCCATGAACGCCATCATCGGCATGTCGCACCTGGCCCTGCAGCTCGATCTGGCGGGCGATGCCCGCAACTACATCACCAAGGTCAACCGGGCGGCAGAAAACCTGCTCGGCATCCTCAACGACATCCTGGACTTCTCCAAGATCGAGGCGGGCAAGCTGGGTATCGAAGCGCTCGATTTCCAGCTCGAGGAGGTGCTGGACAACCTGGCCAACCTGGTCGGGCAAAGGGCCGCCGACAAAGGCCTGGAGCTGCATTTCGACCTGCCGCCCGACCTGCCCACCGCCCGCGTGGGCGACCCCTTGCGGCTGGGCCAGATCCTCACCAACCTGGGCAACAACGCGGTCAAGTTCACCGCGTCCGGCCACATCTTGCTGGGTGTGCGCGCGCTGGCCGATGGGCCGGGCGGCAGGTCTGGAGGCCTGCATTTCTGGCTGCAGGACACCGGCATCGGCATGGCCCCGGCCGAATGCGCCCGCTTGTTCCAGCCCTTCAGCCAGGCTGACAATTCCATCACCCGCAAATACGGCGGCACCGGGCTGGGTCTGGCCATCTCCAAAAGTCTGGTCGAACAGATGGGCGGGCGCATCTGGGTGGAGAGTGCGGCCGGGGTCGGCTCCAGCTTCCATTTCCATGTGTACCTGGGCATACAGCCAGCGCGCGGCCCGGCTCTGCCCGCCGCACCGCACACGTCTGCGCTGCAGGGCCTGCGGGTGCTGGTGGTGGACGACACCGCGGTGGCGCGCGAAATCTTGCAGCGCTTGGTGGAAAGCCTGGGCATGGCGGCGGCGCTGGCCGCTGATGGCCCCGATGCACTGCGCCAGGTGGCCCAGAGCCTGGCCCAGGGCCAGCCCTTCGACCTGGTGCTGATGGACCGAAAAATGCCTTTGATGGATGGGCTGGACTGCACCCTGGAACTGCACCGCCAGCACCTGGCCGCCGCGCCGCCGGTGGTGCTGGTTGCCGCCTACGGCTACGGTGGAACCCTCGACCTGGCCACCCTGCGGCAGGTGCCGGTACGCGCGGTGGTGCACAAGCCGGTGACCCGCGCCAACCTGGCCAGTGCCGTGGCTGCGGCCTTGGGCCTGCAGCCCACCGGGCATGCCCCCGCGCGCGATCGGCGCGCCCCGCACGGCGACACCCGGCAAAAGCTGCGGGGTGCGCGTCTGCTGCTGGTGGAAGACAACGCGCTGAACCAGGAGCTGGTCACCCATCTGCTGAGCCGCGCAGGCATCCAGGTGGTGGTGGCCAACCACGGCCAGGAGGCGCTGGACATTCTGCAGCGCGACAGCGCCCAGCCCACGGCCGAGGATGTGCCGTTTGACGGCGTGCTGATGGACTGCCAGATGCCGGTGATGGACGGCTACAGCGCCGCCGCGCACATCCGCAGCAACCCCGCCTGGGCGCGCCTGCCCATCATCGCCATGACGGCCAATGCCATGCTCGACGAGCGCGACAAGGTGATCGCCGCGGGCATGAACGACTACATCGCCAAGCCCCTGAACGTGGAGGCCATGTTTGCCACCATTGCCCGCTGGGTCAGCCCGGCGGTACCGGCGCCACACCCTGCTGCGCCGCCCGCTGACCGCCCCCATGCGCCGCCCGCGCACGCGCTGCCCTGGCTGCCCGGCATCGATGCCGCGCGCGGCCTGGCGCGTTGCGCCATGGATACTGCCCTGTACCGCAAGCTGCTCAAGCGCTTTGCTGCCAGCCTGGGCGAATTTGCCGACCAGTTTGCACAGGCCCGCAGCGACACCGACCCCACCAGCGCCACCCGCTGTGCCCATACCCTGCGCGGCACCGCGGGCAACGTCGGGGCGCAGGCAGTGGAGCGCACCGCCGCCGCGCTGGAGGCCGCCTGTGCCAACGTCTCGCCTGCGGCCCGAGTGGACGCGCTGCTGGCCGATCTGCTGCATGCCATTGCGGTGGTGCAGCCCGGCCTGCAGCAGTTGGACGACTCCGTCCGCGTCCGCCCTGCGGTGCCCGATGCCGCCATGCTGCAGGCCCTGGTGCGGCGCCTGCATGCCTTTATTCTGGACAGCGACGCAGCCGCTGCCGAGGCAGCCAATGACCTGGCCGCCTTGCTGCAAGGCGGGCCACACGCCGTGGCGGCCCAGCGCGTGTGCGCCGCCCTGGCCGATTTCGACTTCGACAAAGCCGAGCGGATGCTGGGCGAAATGACCTTTTCCCCAGATTGA
- the dmlR_8 gene encoding HTH-type transcriptional regulator DmlR: protein MSINELRSITTFIRTAELGSLSKAAEEQHISPQAASKALGQLEHYLGVRLIHRTTRSMSLTEEGQRFLDAAQPSLQGLQQALRAARQTREDIAGPLRIAGPRTVLQTVIGPVLDAYQRLYPQVQPDVQLDDRIGNWVEDRVDVGFRLGHAPQEGLIARRLFPMQLIICAAPSYVAQHGFPQNLYELAAHRCSAFRRPVDGRVFPWHVKVGEGTQDQHVNPAFCTNDETLELRTVLAGSVIGQLAAPTAAASIRAGHLVPLLLDHLADHHSLFVYFGSRAAVPVRVRRFIDLAVERLTDNTDFVLGKEELLRAHTLGVGAFIR, encoded by the coding sequence GTGTCGATCAATGAGTTGCGATCCATCACCACTTTCATCCGCACTGCGGAACTGGGTAGTTTGAGCAAGGCTGCCGAAGAGCAGCACATCTCGCCACAGGCGGCCAGCAAGGCGTTGGGGCAGTTGGAACACTACCTGGGGGTCAGGCTGATCCACCGCACCACGCGCAGCATGTCGCTGACCGAGGAAGGGCAACGTTTTCTGGATGCCGCCCAACCCTCTTTGCAGGGCTTGCAACAGGCGCTGCGCGCAGCCCGGCAAACCCGGGAAGACATTGCCGGGCCGCTGCGTATCGCAGGGCCGCGCACCGTTTTGCAAACCGTGATCGGTCCGGTGCTGGACGCATACCAGCGCCTCTATCCGCAAGTGCAGCCGGATGTGCAGCTGGACGACCGCATCGGCAATTGGGTGGAAGACCGCGTCGATGTCGGCTTCCGTCTGGGCCATGCGCCCCAGGAGGGCCTGATTGCCCGGCGTTTGTTTCCCATGCAGCTCATCATTTGCGCCGCGCCAAGCTATGTGGCCCAACACGGTTTTCCGCAAAATTTGTACGAACTGGCGGCCCACCGCTGCAGCGCATTTCGCCGCCCCGTGGATGGACGTGTCTTTCCCTGGCATGTGAAAGTGGGTGAAGGCACCCAGGACCAACACGTCAACCCGGCTTTCTGTACCAACGACGAGACCCTGGAGCTGCGAACCGTGCTGGCAGGCTCGGTCATCGGCCAGCTAGCCGCGCCTACGGCTGCAGCATCCATTCGCGCGGGGCATTTGGTGCCGCTGCTGCTCGACCATCTGGCCGACCACCACAGTCTGTTCGTCTACTTTGGCAGCCGTGCAGCAGTACCAGTGCGGGTGCGGCGCTTCATCGACCTGGCGGTCGAACGGCTCACCGACAACACCGACTTCGTGCTCGGCAAGGAAGAGCTGCTCCGCGCCCACACCCTGGGGGTAGGGGCATTCATTCGGTGA
- the fumC gene encoding fumarate hydratase class II: MTTRTERDTFGPIDVPDDRLWGAQTQRSLQNFDISGEQQPREIIRALALVKRASAVVNQALGLQDAAKTQAIAIAADEVIAGLHPDEFPLVVWQTGSGTQTNMNVNEVLANRASELMGGVRGEDRLVHPNDDVNRSQSSNDVFPTAMHVAAVDAMTRKLLPAIFRLRATLAQKASDFDGIVKIGRTHLQDATPLTLGQEFSGYVAQLDHGARHIQAALPHLCELALGGTAVGTGLNAPQGYAVAAAGELARLTGLPFVTAPNKFEALASCDALVHAHGALKTLAASLMKIANDVRWLASGPRSGIGELSIPENEPGSSIMPGKVNPTQSEAVTMLAAQVFGNDVAINFGGASGNFELNVFRPLVAHNFLQSVRLLSDGMVSFNDHCAVGIEPNRERITALVNSSLMLVTALNTHIGYDKAAFIAKKAHKEGSSLREAAVASGHVTGEQFDQWVVPGDMVGR, from the coding sequence ATGACCACCCGTACCGAACGCGACACCTTTGGCCCCATCGACGTCCCCGACGACCGGCTGTGGGGGGCGCAGACGCAGCGCTCGCTGCAGAACTTCGATATCTCCGGCGAGCAGCAGCCGCGTGAAATCATCCGCGCGCTGGCGTTGGTGAAACGGGCTTCGGCCGTGGTCAACCAGGCGCTGGGCCTGCAGGACGCAGCCAAAACCCAGGCTATCGCCATCGCTGCCGACGAGGTGATCGCAGGCCTGCACCCCGATGAATTCCCGCTGGTGGTGTGGCAAACCGGCTCGGGCACGCAGACCAACATGAACGTCAACGAAGTGCTGGCCAACCGCGCCAGCGAGCTGATGGGCGGCGTGCGCGGGGAAGACCGCCTGGTGCACCCCAACGACGACGTGAACCGCAGCCAGTCCAGCAACGATGTGTTCCCCACCGCCATGCACGTGGCGGCGGTGGACGCCATGACCCGCAAGTTGCTGCCCGCTATTTTCCGGCTGCGCGCTACGCTGGCGCAAAAGGCCAGCGACTTCGACGGCATCGTGAAAATTGGCCGCACCCATTTGCAGGATGCCACACCGCTCACTCTGGGCCAGGAATTCTCGGGCTATGTGGCCCAACTGGACCATGGTGCGCGCCACATCCAGGCGGCCTTGCCCCACCTGTGCGAGCTGGCGCTGGGCGGTACGGCGGTGGGCACCGGGCTGAATGCACCCCAGGGCTATGCAGTAGCGGCTGCAGGCGAACTGGCCCGGCTCACCGGCCTGCCTTTTGTGACCGCGCCCAACAAGTTCGAGGCCCTGGCCAGCTGCGACGCGCTGGTGCACGCCCACGGTGCGCTCAAAACCCTGGCCGCCAGCCTGATGAAGATCGCCAACGACGTGCGCTGGCTGGCCAGCGGCCCGCGCAGCGGCATCGGCGAGCTCAGCATCCCCGAGAACGAGCCTGGCTCCAGCATCATGCCCGGCAAGGTCAACCCCACCCAGAGCGAGGCCGTGACCATGCTGGCCGCCCAGGTGTTTGGCAACGACGTGGCCATCAACTTCGGCGGCGCGTCGGGCAACTTCGAGCTGAACGTGTTCCGCCCCCTGGTGGCGCACAATTTTCTGCAAAGCGTGCGCCTGCTGAGTGATGGCATGGTCAGCTTCAACGACCACTGCGCCGTCGGCATCGAGCCCAACCGGGAGCGCATCACGGCCTTGGTCAACAGCTCGCTGATGCTGGTCACCGCGCTGAACACCCACATCGGCTACGACAAGGCCGCGTTTATTGCCAAAAAAGCCCACAAGGAAGGCAGCAGCCTGCGCGAAGCCGCCGTGGCCTCGGGGCACGTGACGGGCGAACAGTTTGACCAGTGGGTGGTGCCGGGGGATATGGTGGGGCGCTGA
- the purM_2 gene encoding phosphoribosylformylglycinamidine cyclo-ligase, giving the protein MTSAHPSAPLTYDQTGVNYDLIDPLKVAAQRAAAQTGAHLASHGFSEVVASRGESAYVVDVGPMYLASIVECLGTKALLADEMALLTGKSYYDGIAQDTIAMAVNDLITVGATPLVVQAYWAAGGSDWFGDAQRAQALVAGWKRACDTCKVAWGGGETPALAGVVADGRVDLAASCTGIISPKTRLSVGDKLDAGDAIVLLASSGIHANGVSLARKLAERLPKGYLTDIGNGQTFGEALLAPTLLYSPVTEALAADGIIPHYCANITGHGWRKLLRHPKALTYRIQQVPDVSPVLAFMQKECQLDDHEAYGTLNMGAGFALFVAAADAPRVVEIAQNLGIPALVAGTVEAGAKQVVIEPLNVVYGADELQLR; this is encoded by the coding sequence ATGACCTCTGCACACCCCTCCGCCCCTTTGACCTACGACCAAACGGGTGTCAACTACGACCTGATTGACCCCCTGAAAGTGGCTGCACAGCGCGCAGCGGCCCAAACCGGTGCCCACCTGGCCAGCCATGGCTTCAGCGAAGTGGTCGCATCACGGGGCGAGTCGGCCTATGTGGTCGATGTGGGCCCCATGTACCTGGCCAGCATCGTCGAATGCCTGGGCACCAAGGCCCTTCTGGCCGACGAAATGGCCCTGCTCACTGGCAAAAGCTATTACGACGGCATCGCCCAGGACACGATTGCCATGGCCGTCAACGACCTGATCACGGTGGGCGCGACGCCGCTGGTGGTGCAGGCCTACTGGGCGGCAGGCGGCTCGGACTGGTTTGGCGATGCCCAGCGCGCCCAGGCCCTGGTGGCAGGCTGGAAGCGCGCCTGCGACACCTGCAAAGTCGCCTGGGGCGGTGGTGAAACACCGGCCTTGGCCGGGGTGGTGGCCGATGGCCGGGTGGACCTGGCGGCATCGTGCACCGGCATCATCAGCCCCAAGACCCGCCTGTCCGTCGGCGACAAGCTGGACGCAGGCGATGCCATCGTGCTGCTGGCCTCCAGCGGCATCCATGCCAACGGCGTGTCCCTGGCCCGCAAGCTGGCCGAGCGGCTGCCAAAGGGTTATCTGACGGACATTGGCAACGGCCAGACCTTTGGCGAGGCGCTGCTGGCGCCCACGCTGCTGTACTCGCCCGTTACCGAAGCCCTGGCGGCCGACGGCATCATCCCCCATTACTGCGCCAACATCACCGGCCACGGATGGCGCAAGCTGCTGCGCCACCCCAAAGCCCTGACCTACCGCATCCAGCAGGTGCCCGACGTCAGCCCGGTGCTGGCCTTCATGCAGAAGGAATGCCAGCTCGACGACCACGAAGCCTACGGCACGCTCAACATGGGTGCCGGTTTCGCCCTGTTTGTGGCAGCAGCCGACGCCCCACGTGTGGTGGAGATCGCGCAAAACCTCGGCATCCCGGCGCTGGTCGCAGGCACTGTAGAAGCCGGCGCCAAGCAGGTGGTGATAGAGCCACTGAACGTGGTCTACGGCGCAGACGAACTACAGCTTCGTTAA
- the nicS gene encoding HTH-type transcriptional repressor NicS, translating to MKVSAPAKKPQPRTNDPERTQADILTVATREFSEKGFAGARIDLIAEATRTSKRMIYYYFGSKEGLYLKVLEDAYSRIRQIESELQLEDLEPVEALRTLVSFTVDYERTHPDFIRLVMNENIQRGASLARSTTIQQRNATAIDGIKAVYQRGVAAGVFRPGLDPVDLHMSISALSFFNVSNRHTFALIFQRDMDSPEAVAQRRANVVEMMLRYVRA from the coding sequence ATGAAAGTGTCCGCCCCCGCCAAAAAGCCCCAGCCCCGTACCAACGACCCCGAGCGTACCCAGGCCGATATCCTCACGGTGGCCACCCGCGAGTTCTCTGAAAAAGGCTTTGCCGGGGCCCGCATCGACCTGATCGCCGAAGCCACGCGCACCAGCAAGCGCATGATCTACTACTATTTTGGTAGCAAGGAAGGCTTGTACCTCAAGGTGCTGGAAGATGCCTACAGCCGCATCCGGCAGATCGAGAGCGAGCTGCAACTGGAAGACCTGGAGCCCGTCGAGGCCCTGCGCACCCTGGTCAGCTTCACGGTGGACTACGAGCGCACCCACCCCGACTTCATCCGCTTGGTGATGAACGAGAACATCCAGCGCGGCGCCTCCCTGGCCCGCAGCACCACCATCCAGCAACGCAACGCCACCGCCATCGACGGCATCAAGGCGGTCTACCAGCGCGGCGTGGCTGCGGGCGTGTTCCGCCCCGGCCTGGACCCGGTGGACCTGCACATGTCGATCAGCGCCTTGAGCTTTTTCAACGTTTCCAACCGCCACACCTTCGCCCTCATTTTCCAGCGCGACATGGACAGCCCCGAAGCCGTAGCCCAGCGCCGCGCCAACGTGGTGGAGATGATGTTGCGCTATGTGAGGGCCTGA
- the bphD gene encoding 2-hydroxy-6-oxo-6-phenylhexa-2,4-dienoate hydrolase: MPTTAIAHLRARATQHVTLFGKARTHWNSWGQPGSQPPVLLLHGGSGSWTHWLRNIQSLVDAGRQVWVPDLPGFGDSDVPPGGAGRDADAMHAPLQLGLQQLVGDAAVDVVGFSFGSMVGGFLAQVYPSRVARLVIVGAPALGLVQRNTVPLKAWTHLTDPAAQAIQHRHNLTALMLFDPAGVDDDTLAMHIANVRRDRIPGRRLSYTDVLAKALQQVRCPVWAIYGREDALYEGRVIELAAALQAAPTFQSLHLVEKAGHWVQYEQADAFNAALLQTLEAKPA; the protein is encoded by the coding sequence GTGCCTACTACCGCCATTGCCCACCTGCGCGCCCGCGCCACCCAGCACGTCACCCTGTTTGGCAAAGCCCGTACCCATTGGAACAGCTGGGGCCAACCCGGCAGCCAGCCACCCGTGCTGTTATTGCACGGCGGCAGCGGTAGCTGGACGCACTGGCTGCGCAACATCCAAAGCCTGGTCGATGCCGGGCGGCAGGTGTGGGTGCCCGACCTGCCCGGCTTTGGCGACTCCGATGTGCCCCCCGGAGGTGCCGGCAGGGATGCCGACGCCATGCACGCGCCACTGCAGCTGGGCTTGCAGCAGCTGGTGGGAGACGCCGCCGTGGACGTGGTGGGCTTCTCGTTTGGCAGCATGGTGGGCGGCTTTCTGGCCCAGGTCTATCCCAGCCGTGTGGCCCGCCTGGTCATCGTCGGTGCACCGGCCCTGGGCCTGGTGCAACGCAATACCGTACCCCTCAAAGCCTGGACGCACCTGACCGACCCCGCAGCCCAGGCCATCCAGCACCGCCACAACCTCACTGCGCTGATGCTGTTCGACCCGGCCGGTGTGGATGACGACACCCTGGCCATGCACATCGCCAACGTGCGGCGCGACCGCATCCCCGGTCGGCGTTTGTCGTACACCGATGTGCTGGCCAAAGCCCTGCAACAGGTACGCTGCCCGGTGTGGGCCATCTATGGGCGCGAAGATGCCCTGTACGAGGGCCGGGTCATTGAGCTGGCCGCCGCGCTGCAGGCCGCGCCCACCTTCCAGTCGCTGCACCTGGTGGAAAAGGCCGGCCACTGGGTGCAGTACGAGCAGGCCGATGCGTTCAATGCGGCACTGCTCCAGACCTTGGAGGCCAAGCCTGCCTAG
- the mneS_1 gene encoding manganese efflux system protein MneS, whose product MYDLNDLNDDSEDTEHTPAQRAAAASRSTWVSVAVNLGLTILQITAGILSKSQGLIADGVHSLSDLVADFVVLLASHHSKKDADTDHPYGHQRYETAASLVLGLLLLAVGAGMLWSAASKLEAPEAIAQVHVLALWVAGGALVAKELLFRYMLAVAKRVKSSMLVANAWHARSDAASSLVVGIGIVGNLAGYPLLDPIAALIVGFMVSKMGWSFAWDALHDLMDRAVDEAEVEAIRQTLQATPGVLGVHDLHTRKMGDMVVADAHIEVDATLSVEAGHEIAVSARQRVLQRHRVLNLMTHIDPWRRPDRDHTAV is encoded by the coding sequence ATGTACGACCTGAACGATTTGAACGACGACAGCGAAGATACCGAACACACTCCGGCCCAGCGGGCCGCCGCCGCATCGCGCAGCACCTGGGTCAGCGTGGCCGTGAACCTGGGTCTGACCATTTTGCAGATCACGGCGGGCATCCTGTCCAAGTCCCAGGGCCTGATCGCCGACGGCGTGCACTCGCTGTCCGATCTGGTGGCCGACTTCGTGGTGCTGCTGGCCAGCCACCACAGCAAAAAAGACGCCGATACCGACCACCCCTACGGCCACCAGCGCTATGAAACCGCCGCCTCGCTGGTGCTGGGCCTGCTGCTGCTGGCCGTGGGCGCGGGCATGCTGTGGTCGGCCGCCAGCAAGCTGGAGGCCCCCGAAGCCATCGCCCAGGTGCATGTGCTGGCCCTGTGGGTGGCCGGTGGCGCGCTGGTGGCCAAGGAGCTGCTGTTTCGCTACATGCTGGCCGTGGCCAAGCGGGTCAAGTCCAGCATGCTGGTGGCCAATGCCTGGCATGCCCGCTCGGACGCGGCCTCGTCCCTGGTGGTGGGCATCGGCATCGTCGGCAACCTGGCGGGCTACCCGCTGCTGGACCCGATCGCGGCGCTGATCGTGGGCTTCATGGTGTCCAAAATGGGCTGGAGCTTTGCCTGGGATGCCCTGCACGACCTGATGGACCGGGCCGTCGATGAAGCCGAGGTAGAAGCCATCCGCCAGACCCTGCAAGCCACGCCCGGCGTACTCGGAGTGCACGACCTGCACACCCGCAAGATGGGCGACATGGTGGTGGCCGATGCCCACATCGAGGTCGATGCCACCCTGAGCGTGGAGGCCGGGCACGAGATTGCCGTATCGGCGCGCCAGCGCGTGCTGCAGCGGCACCGGGTGCTGAACCTGATGACCCACATCGACCCCTGGCGGCGGCCCGACCGGGACCACACCGCCGTCTGA
- the hpd_1 gene encoding 4-hydroxyphenylpyruvate dioxygenase, producing MSDLLANPSREPLQASFSDASNPLGLDGIEFIEYSSPKPQALGQVLEMMGFKPVARHRSREIQLYRQGGLNIVVNGHPSDAQAAGHGSESPTISAIALRVRDARAAYHYVRERGAWEVPTHAEVMELNIPAIHGAGGSRIYFVDRYKDFSIYDVDFIPIPSVNQKPEATAGLHFFGVVQYIGPERSYDWIEFYNALFGMALIPDEERFGIMPKGTLLRSPALEAANSFMLQLIEPELNVIDTDERLQRIGLGVPDVLAAVKALRALGVEFVETQATHTESRGAITKTYLGSVVFELVHSEKAV from the coding sequence ATGAGTGATTTACTGGCCAACCCCAGCCGCGAGCCCTTGCAGGCCTCGTTCAGCGACGCCTCCAACCCGCTGGGGCTGGACGGTATCGAGTTCATCGAATACTCCTCGCCCAAGCCGCAGGCGCTGGGCCAGGTGCTGGAGATGATGGGTTTCAAACCGGTGGCGCGGCACCGCTCGCGCGAAATTCAGCTGTACCGCCAGGGCGGGCTGAACATCGTGGTCAACGGCCACCCCAGCGACGCGCAGGCTGCAGGCCACGGCAGTGAATCGCCCACCATTTCGGCCATCGCCTTGCGGGTGCGCGATGCCCGCGCCGCCTACCACTACGTGCGCGAGCGCGGTGCCTGGGAGGTACCCACCCACGCCGAAGTGATGGAGCTGAACATCCCCGCCATCCACGGCGCGGGCGGCAGCCGCATCTATTTTGTGGACCGCTACAAGGACTTCTCCATCTACGACGTGGATTTCATCCCGATCCCCTCCGTCAACCAAAAGCCCGAAGCCACCGCCGGACTGCACTTCTTTGGCGTGGTGCAGTACATCGGCCCGGAGCGCAGCTACGACTGGATCGAGTTCTACAACGCCCTGTTTGGCATGGCCCTGATCCCCGACGAAGAGCGCTTCGGTATCATGCCCAAGGGCACCTTGCTGCGCAGCCCGGCCTTGGAAGCCGCCAACAGCTTCATGCTGCAACTGATCGAGCCCGAACTGAACGTGATCGACACCGACGAGCGCCTGCAGCGCATCGGCCTGGGCGTGCCCGACGTGCTGGCGGCGGTGAAGGCCTTGCGCGCGCTGGGCGTGGAGTTTGTGGAAACCCAGGCCACCCACACTGAGAGCCGCGGTGCGATCACCAAGACCTACCTGGGCTCCGTCGTGTTCGAACTCGTGCACAGCGAGAAAGCCGTATGA
- the livF_1 gene encoding high-affinity branched-chain amino acid transport ATP-binding protein LivF, producing the protein MSDTCIEFNDVVAGYKDFMILNNLSFKARTGSITLLLGPNGAGKSTVLKTLFGLLKPRQGSIQLYGQSVVGLTQKELLAQGIAFVPQGRNLFGQLTVWQNLELGGITIGKELTHQRIPEVLDFFPRVKQRMDSMASSLSGGEQKQLEIGRALLLRPKVILIDEPSIGLSPMVVGDVFKLLRKLADQGTTVLMVEQNVKSALKISDEAIALESGRLVLQKPASELLADPHIERLFLGGAHAAPAQAATI; encoded by the coding sequence ATGAGCGACACCTGTATCGAATTCAACGACGTGGTAGCCGGGTACAAGGACTTCATGATCCTGAACAACCTGAGCTTCAAGGCCCGGACCGGCTCCATCACCCTGCTGCTGGGCCCCAACGGTGCGGGCAAATCGACGGTGCTGAAAACACTGTTCGGCCTGCTCAAACCCCGCCAGGGCAGCATCCAGCTGTATGGCCAAAGCGTGGTGGGGCTGACGCAAAAGGAGCTGCTGGCCCAGGGCATTGCCTTTGTGCCGCAGGGCCGCAACCTGTTTGGCCAGCTGACGGTGTGGCAAAACCTGGAGCTGGGCGGCATCACCATCGGCAAGGAGCTGACGCACCAGCGCATCCCCGAGGTGCTGGATTTCTTTCCACGCGTGAAGCAGCGCATGGACAGCATGGCATCAAGCTTATCGGGCGGCGAGCAAAAACAACTGGAGATTGGCCGCGCCCTGCTGCTGCGCCCCAAAGTGATTTTGATCGACGAGCCCAGCATCGGCCTCTCGCCCATGGTGGTGGGCGATGTGTTCAAACTGCTACGCAAACTGGCCGACCAGGGCACTACCGTGCTGATGGTGGAACAAAACGTGAAAAGTGCGCTCAAAATATCGGACGAAGCGATTGCGCTGGAGTCGGGCCGCCTGGTGCTGCAAAAACCGGCATCCGAATTGCTTGCAGACCCACATATTGAGCGCCTATTTTTGGGTGGAGCGCATGCTGCACCAGCACAAGCAGCTACTATTTAA